Proteins encoded in a region of the Paenibacillus pedocola genome:
- a CDS encoding polyprenyl synthetase family protein encodes MQELETTLPADWNVPGHLKEAMDYSLQAGGKRLRPLLVIAACEALGGSREAALPVAAAIEMVHTYSLIHDDLPAMDNDDYRRGKLTSHKVFGEATAILAGDALLTHAFYSVVQASRRHGVPAEQALSIVEDLAEMAGPRGMVGGQVADMEGEQGLTDLEQLQYIHRHKTGDLIVFSLLAGGRIAGADAGQLEALREFGTQIGLAFQVQDDILDLVGDEGKLGKKTGSDIKQQKVTYPYFIGLEASRAEVKKLTEAARSAVLEGGFPDNSRLLEIASYLMSRDH; translated from the coding sequence ATGCAGGAACTGGAGACAACGCTTCCGGCAGACTGGAATGTGCCCGGCCACTTAAAAGAAGCGATGGATTATTCCCTGCAGGCCGGAGGCAAGCGACTTCGCCCGCTGCTGGTTATAGCTGCCTGTGAAGCGCTCGGGGGCAGCCGGGAGGCGGCCTTGCCGGTGGCAGCAGCGATTGAGATGGTGCATACCTACTCGCTGATTCATGATGATCTGCCGGCCATGGATAATGATGATTACCGGCGTGGCAAGCTCACGAGTCATAAGGTATTCGGCGAAGCAACCGCCATCCTGGCCGGAGATGCACTGCTGACACATGCTTTTTATAGTGTTGTGCAGGCTTCCCGCCGACACGGTGTACCTGCAGAGCAGGCGCTCTCCATCGTAGAGGATCTGGCGGAAATGGCCGGTCCCCGCGGCATGGTCGGCGGGCAGGTGGCCGATATGGAGGGTGAGCAGGGCCTTACCGATCTGGAGCAGCTGCAATATATCCATCGTCATAAGACCGGGGATCTGATCGTGTTCTCGCTGCTTGCCGGCGGCAGGATTGCCGGAGCAGATGCCGGGCAGCTGGAAGCGCTGCGCGAATTCGGTACACAGATTGGCTTAGCCTTCCAGGTGCAGGATGATATTCTGGATCTGGTTGGAGATGAAGGCAAGCTCGGCAAGAAGACAGGCAGCGACATCAAGCAGCAGAAGGTTACCTACCCGTATTTTATCGGACTGGAAGCCTCGCGGGCTGAGGTGAAGAAGTTGACGGAAGCGGCCCGCAGCGCGGTGCTTGAAGGCGGTTTTCCGGACAATTCGCGCCTGCTGGAAATTGCCTCATATCTAATGTCCAGAGATCATTAG
- the xseB gene encoding exodeoxyribonuclease VII small subunit: MTKEAELDFEGAMGRLEEIVRELEHGDVPLEKAIDLFQQGMKLSQLCGSKLEQVERKIEMITEMDGELRKKPFGARLEGDSDEPV; the protein is encoded by the coding sequence ATGACGAAGGAAGCGGAGCTAGATTTTGAAGGTGCAATGGGGCGGCTGGAGGAAATCGTACGTGAGCTTGAGCACGGCGACGTTCCCCTGGAAAAGGCCATCGACTTGTTTCAGCAGGGAATGAAGCTGTCGCAGCTCTGCGGCAGCAAGCTGGAGCAGGTAGAACGCAAGATTGAAATGATCACTGAGATGGACGGGGAGCTGCGCAAGAAGCCTTTTGGCGCGCGGCTGGAAGGGGACAGCGATGAGCCGGTCTGA